The genomic stretch GTTGCAAGGAAAAATGTTCCCGATGAAGACGAGGAAGAAAGAGCAAAAGAAGCGATTCGGAAGAAGATTCAAGAAATGGCGGGCGGAGGAGAACTGCAGGGGGACGAAGAACCTGTCTATCCGCTTCCAGAGGGTCACTTGGAAGAGATTGATAAGGCATTAGAAAAACGGATTCAGAAGTACAAAGAGCAAGCCGAGGCCGGTGGAGCTCATACCAGGAGGTCTGACGGACGAGTCAGATGTCTAAACCGAAGGAAGCAGCCAGGTGACGAGAGCGGTCGCGCGGTGATAGGGAGAGGTGATAGTGGAGAAAGGGCAGGTTTACTTCGCAGGATACTCGGCTTACTGGGTGAGGACGAGGACTGTCTCGAGGATGATCAGGATTACTCTGACGAAGAGGACGGAGCAGGCGAAAGCGATGAGGAACCTTTCGAAGAAGAGGACGAGAGACCCACCAGGAGGATGGGCTGGCCGCAGTGATGAGCGGAGATTCTGGGAAGAAATAAAAATGCGGGGGTTTGTATGGGGAGAGCTCCTGGTATTCTTTGCCGAACCGTTGCCGAACAACATAGTAGAAGAGCATAAGCTAGCTGGCGTACGTTTCTCGTGGAAGATAGGACCTTGAGTTTGAGGTAAAAATGCAGACGACACACGGGCGTAGACAGAATGAGACTTTTGAGTCTCGCTCTGCGTCTGCGTCGTTTCCCGAAACTCAGGGTCATGTCTTCTATACGTTGCCAAAGGTTACCCATGTGAGGTCACATTGTGTCTTTACCTCATTACCTGCTACTCTCTCATGCAAACGCTATGATGAAGACAATTGCAGAGCCAACGTGCTGAGCCTGTTTCTTTACATGAGGGTCACGCTCTCAGGTCAGATAATACACTTAACGAGCACATTCATGATCACAATAGCTCGACGCAACAGGCTTCTTCATTTTCCAGAAGCCATGGCCCGTAGTTAGATCGACCAATTTGTTCGGAGAACGCCCCCTTCTATTGTTTTCCCCCATTGTGCTAATCTAATCTATGAAGGTTTTACTTCCGGAATGACAGTTCACCACGCGTATTAACGAGTGCAATGTTATTCGAATAAGCGTGACGCACCAAAGTTTCGTAGCCGCACAATAGTGCAGATTTTGAGATAACGTCACTGTGCAGTTATCACACATGCAGGAGCCAATgacagcgtgcatgactcagaatctt from Ornithodoros turicata isolate Travis chromosome 4, ASM3712646v1, whole genome shotgun sequence encodes the following:
- the LOC135391758 gene encoding uncharacterized protein LOC135391758; the encoded protein is MGAGMPGNDRSLGLIGIGGLVLTLCLGTVPSSARYVPRLHSGMEEEESLPRHRGHTLRHYGPIYSVPLRYNIHRDHVGRTTWRADQHAPVVSAEYRVTRPRTPKEGDEDGVNIRRKFYRFNWKRKPKGQAEPDGFPEVRAVYNVARKNVPDEDEEERAKEAIRKKIQEMAGGGELQGDEEPVYPLPEGHLEEIDKALEKRIQKYKEQAEAGGAHTRRSDGRVRCLNRRKQPGDESGRAVIGRGDSGERAGLLRRILGLLGEDEDCLEDDQDYSDEEDGAGESDEEPFEEEDERPTRRMGWPQ